From a region of the Stegostoma tigrinum isolate sSteTig4 chromosome 25, sSteTig4.hap1, whole genome shotgun sequence genome:
- the hspa14 gene encoding heat shock 70 kDa protein 14, whose translation MAAIGVHIGATCSCVAIYKDGRADVVANDAGDRVTPAVVAYRENEKIVGLAAKQGRIRNASNTIVKVKQILGRRFDDPQVQRHVTESKCSVIEKDGKPRYELDTGAERMIVPPEEVMKLIFAKMKETAQSALGSDANDVVITVPLDFGKNQKNILRQAAQAAGFNVLRLIHEPAAALLAFGVGQESSTEKSNALVYKLGGSSLSVTIVEVNSGMYRVLASHTDDSIGGECFTKALALYLASEFQRLFKHDVRSSMRAMMKLINSAEVAKHTLSTLGSSNCFLDSLHEGLDFDCSISRARFESVCSALFIQSVHPIQKLVEEAGLSRNEISKVVLCGGSARIPKLQQMIRDLFPDVDLLNSIPSDEVIAVGAAIEAALLLGKENSSLEEESVIVECSARNIVAKEIDESGSDTYKLVFPSGTPLPARKHHAFQAPGNVSSVCLELYESGEKGCDPERNKLAQIVLKDLQLKEDSNRDILTVLTMKRDGSLHVTCTEQGTGISEAITIDAAS comes from the exons ATGGCGGCGATCGGCGTTCACATTGGGGCCACGTGTAGCTGTGTGGCCATTTATAAG GATGGTCGAGCTGATGTTGTAGCAAATGATGCAGGTGACCGTGTTACCCCAGCAGTCGTTGCTTACAGAGAAAATGAGAAG ATTGTGGGCTTGGCAGCAAAGCAAGGTAGAATCAGGAATGCGTCCAACACTATCGTGAAAGTGAAACAAATTCTAGGCAGACG TTTTGATGATCCTCAAGTTCAGAGGCATGTGACAGAAAGCAAATGTTCT GTGATTGAAAAGGATGGTAAACCTAGATATGAGCTTGATACTGGGGCAGAGCGTATGATTGTCCCCCCAGAAGAAGTAATGAAGTTGATATTTGCGAAAATGAAGG aAACTGCACAATCAGCATTGGGCTCAGATGCAAATGATGTTGTCATAACTGTCCCACTAGACTTTGGGAAGAACCAAAAAAATATTTTAAG ACAGGCAGCCCAGGCAGCTGGTTTCAATGTCTTACGGTTGATTCATGAACCTGCAGCAGCTCTTCTTGCATTTGGAGTTGGACAGGAGTCGTCTACTGAGAAAAG CAATGCACTGGTTTACAAACTTGGTGGATCATCACTATCTGTTACAATAGTAGAGGTGAATAGTGGCATGTACAGAGTCCTTGCCTCTCACACTGATGACAGCATAGGAGGAGAGTGTTTCACAAAAGCCTTGGCACTGTATTTAGCTtcagaattccagag attgTTTAAGCATGATGTCAGGAGCAGTATGAGAGCCATGATGAAGCTCATTAACAGTGCTGAAGTTGCTAAGCATACATTGTCAACTTTGGGAAGTTCCAACTGTTTTTTGGATTCACTTCATGAAGGGTTAGATTTTGACTGCAGCATATCCAG agcaAGATTTGAATCTGTATGTTCTGCGTTGTTTATTCAAAGTGTTCACCCTATTCAGAAGCTTGTAGAAGAAGCTGGACTTTCTCGAAATGAAATATCTAAG gTTGTTCTTTGTGGGGGCTCTGCTCGTATTCCAAAATTACAGCAAATGATTCGAGATCTGTTCCCAGATGTGGATCTGTTAAACTCCATCCCCTCGGATGAAGTGATAGCTGTTGGTGCAGCTATTGAGGCTGCATTGCTACTCGGGAAGGAGAACAGTTCGTTGGAAGAGGAATCAGTAATTGTGGAGTGCTCTGCACGTAACATTGTTGCTAAG GAGATTGATGAGTCTGGATCTGATACATACAAGCTAGTATTTCCATCGGGTACTCCGTTACCAGCAAGAAAACATCATGCTTTTCAGGCACCGGGAAATGTTTCTTCTGTCTGTCTTGAACTGTATGAGTCTGGGGAGAAAGGATGTGATCCAGAAAGAAACAAATTGGCACAG ATTGTACTGAAAGATTTACAACTGAAGGAAGATAGCAACCGTGACATTCTAACAGTTCTCACCATGAAAAG
- the cdnf gene encoding cerebral dopamine neurotrophic factor isoform X1 → MAVAVRRRFAFPDMKPLLLLLVAAGAEALEPRECEVCIGFLERFYSYLKAQDVDFTPAMVVNELMLMCEHTKGKEHRLCYYIGATSDAATKIVNEVARPMSAHVPVQKICEKLKAKDMQICELKYEKKLYLKKAELHRLRVAQLKKILEDWGEKCIACAEKIDLIDLILELAHKYGSAELDVNFDL, encoded by the exons ATGGCGGTTGCCGTCCGGAGGCGGTTTGCGTTCCCCGACATGAAACCGCTTCTCCTTCTGCTCGTCGCCGCCGGCGCTGAGGCCTTGGAGCCGCGGGAATGTGAAG TATGCATTGGATTTCTGGAGAGGTTTTACAGCTATTTGAAAGCACAGGATGTGGACTTTACACCTGCAATGGTTGTGAATGAACTGATGCTAATGTGCGAACACACTAAAGGAAAGGAACATCGCTTA TGTTACTATATCGGAGCAACAAGCGATGCTGCAACTAAAATTGTGAATGAAGTAGCACGACCAATGAGTGCACATGTACCAGTACAGAAAATCTGTGAAAAGCTGAAAGCAAAAGACATGCAGATATGTGAGCTAAAATATG aaaagaaattgtatttGAAGAAAGCTGAATTACACAGACTGCGAGTGGCCCAGCTAAAGAAGATCCTTGAAGACTGGGGAGAGAAATGCATCGCGTGTGCAGAAAAAATTGATCTCATTGATTTAATCTTGGAATTAGCCCACAAATATGGATCTGCTGAACTGGATGTAAACTTTGATCTATAA
- the cdnf gene encoding cerebral dopamine neurotrophic factor isoform X2, whose translation MQQVVHCNFFFVTVCIGFLERFYSYLKAQDVDFTPAMVVNELMLMCEHTKGKEHRLCYYIGATSDAATKIVNEVARPMSAHVPVQKICEKLKAKDMQICELKYEKKLYLKKAELHRLRVAQLKKILEDWGEKCIACAEKIDLIDLILELAHKYGSAELDVNFDL comes from the exons ATGCAGCAAGTGGTgcattgtaactttttttttgtaactg TATGCATTGGATTTCTGGAGAGGTTTTACAGCTATTTGAAAGCACAGGATGTGGACTTTACACCTGCAATGGTTGTGAATGAACTGATGCTAATGTGCGAACACACTAAAGGAAAGGAACATCGCTTA TGTTACTATATCGGAGCAACAAGCGATGCTGCAACTAAAATTGTGAATGAAGTAGCACGACCAATGAGTGCACATGTACCAGTACAGAAAATCTGTGAAAAGCTGAAAGCAAAAGACATGCAGATATGTGAGCTAAAATATG aaaagaaattgtatttGAAGAAAGCTGAATTACACAGACTGCGAGTGGCCCAGCTAAAGAAGATCCTTGAAGACTGGGGAGAGAAATGCATCGCGTGTGCAGAAAAAATTGATCTCATTGATTTAATCTTGGAATTAGCCCACAAATATGGATCTGCTGAACTGGATGTAAACTTTGATCTATAA